From Lolium perenne isolate Kyuss_39 chromosome 5, Kyuss_2.0, whole genome shotgun sequence, a single genomic window includes:
- the LOC127300078 gene encoding uncharacterized protein, with translation MEKMSSSVQSWVEQHKLATVGALSATAVGATVAAGRRHGRAKVLTVAAALGGAVLAQRYYSAKRREEEASSFELEFYSQLPAATAEDGQENERWTY, from the exons atggagaagatgagctcGTCGGTGCAGTCCTGGGTGGAGCAGCACAAGCTCGCCACCGTCG GGGCGCTGTCGGCGACGGCGGTGGGCGCCACGGTGGCCGCCGGCCGGCGCCACGGGAGGGCGAAGGTGCTCACGGTGGCCGCCGCGCTCGGGGGAGCGGTGCTGGCGCAGCGCTACTACAGCGCCAAgcggagggaggaggaggccagcAGCTTCGAGCTGGAATTCTACTCGCAGCTGCCGGCGGCCACCGCCGAGGACGGCCAGGAGAACGAGCGCTGGACCTACTAG